In Electrophorus electricus isolate fEleEle1 chromosome 1, fEleEle1.pri, whole genome shotgun sequence, a single window of DNA contains:
- the LOC113567566 gene encoding forkhead box protein B1-like: MPRPGRNTYSEQKPPYSYISLTAMAIQSCPEKMLPLSEIYKFIMDRFPYYRENTQRWQNSLRHNLSFNDCFIKIPRRPDQPGKGSFWALHPSCGDMFENGSFLRRRKRFKVPATPDPVTQNKPADTTHYLQQQAKLRLSALATTGTHLSQMNNYNFGVSPPTTFKHPFAIENIIARDYKIPGGLTFSTMQSMPAGYQIHNQLTTAWPHMYNSSVMDTAAPISMPSAEYSAYGVPLKSLCHGAQTLPAIPVPIKATPPSVPRLAALHAHLPAFLSVSPQSTSPTPPHVAATNSSSTTHSMSASLQSVAVH, translated from the coding sequence ATGCCCCGACCAGGAAGGAACACGTACAGCGAGCAAAAACCGCCCTATTCCTACATCTCTCTGACAGCCATGGCAATACAAAGCTGCCCGGAGAAGATGCTACCACTTAGTGAGATTTACAAGTTCATCATGGACAGGTTCCCCTACTACCGGGAAAACACGCAGCGCTGGCAGAACTCTCTTCGCCACAACCTTTCCTTTAACGACTGCTTCATCAAGATCCCGCGGAGGCCAGACCAGCCTGGGAAAGGGAGCTTCTGGGCTCTCCACCCCAGCTGCGGGGACATGTTCGAGAACGGGAGTTTCCTGAGGCGCCGCAAGAGGTTCAAAGTTCCGGCGACACCCGACCCGGTAACACAGAACAAGCCCGCTGACACCACGCACTACCTTCAGCAACAAGCCAAACTTCGCCTGAGTGCTTTAGCGACCACCGGGACGCATCTTTCGCAAATGAACAATTATAATTTCGGGGTGTCACCGCCGACTACGTTCAAACATCCTTTTGCTATAGAAAACATAATCGCCAGAGATTACAAAATACCGGGAGGCCTTACTTTCTCAACCATGCAGTCCATGCCTGCGGGTTATCAGATTCACAATCAGCTGACCACAGCCTGGCCGCACATGTACAACAGCAGCGTGATGGACACAGCCGCACCGATCTCAATGCCAAGCGCCGAGTATTCCGCCTACGGAGTTCCACTTAAATCTCTATGTCACGGTGCGCAAACTCTGCCGGCGATTCCGGTCCCTATCAAAGCCACTCCGCCCTCTGTCCCAAGGCTCGCGGCACTCCACGCGCATCTCCCGGCCTTTCTTTCAGTCTCTCCCCAGTCCACGAGCCCAACGCCTCCGCACGTAGCCGCTACAAACAGCAGCTCCACCACTCACAGCATGTCCGCGTCTCTACAGTCCGTCGCCgttcactga
- the gtf2a2 gene encoding transcription initiation factor IIA subunit 2, with amino-acid sequence MAYQLYRNTTLGNSLQESLDELIQTQQITPQLALQVLLQFDKAINTALANRVRNRVNFKGSLNTYRFCDNVWTFVLNDVEFREVTDLVKVDKMKIVACDGKNTGSNPAE; translated from the exons ATGGCATATCAGTTGTATCGGAATACGACCCTCGGAAACAGCCTACAAGAGAGTCTGGACGAACTTATACAG ACTCAGCAGATTACCCCACAGTTAGCCCTACAAGTACTTCTGCAGTTTGACAAAGCCATCAACACTGCACTGGCCAACCGAGTTCGCAACAGAGTTAACTTTAAG GGATCACTGAACACGTATAGattttgtgacaatgtgtggacatttgttttaaatgatgtgGAGTTCCGTGAAGTAACTGACCTGGTGAAGGTGGATAAGATGAAGATTGTAGCCTGCGATGGGAAAA acaCTGGTTCCAATCCAGCGGAGTGA